GACGAAGGTGCATATACTTTTGTAAGATCATCTATTTTCTCCATACTCATTAAGCAAGAAGCTACATAAACATTAAGATTCACAAATTTAACATCAACCTTTAGCAAACAGGGAATGCCTGATGCATACGCAAGTATTTGGTTATTGCATATGCATACATAAGTCCCCACTTTCAACCTTGATTAACTACAATAATAATTTCTAATTTAATTTGGTGCCAACAGAGAGCCCATACAAAGATCTGTGTCGTTTCATTGATTTTGGCTATTGAGGAATATGTTACTTATGCCTTATGCATTCTTAAAAGTGGATAGATCCTAATCCTGACAGATTATCCTCATTTAAATGTTCTTCATCAGCTATGTATGATTCACAAACAGGTTTTTTTTTTTAGTTATGAAGGAGTAACCTGTTAAGCACAGGTTATAATTTCATCCAAGGAAAACAGGCAAGTGCCAACAGCACAACCACGCCGGTGTAACTGCAGTATATAGCATTCAAAACAAAATAAACTCCATCGTATAGGAaaaaagaatacaagatctaacaAATGTAGACGTCATATGGGAATCTACCAAAATGGTGTTTCCACTGTTTCATGTTACAACTTCTGCGCCTCAATACTTGGATAAGAACAGTAGTCGgtttatctatacctaataataaaggagctaaggtttctgccaaaattttcgtcaacgcttttttttggaccgttttgccctcccaccgaaATACATAATACAGCAAATGCCATGATACCGGTTAgttttctccttttttttctcTCTGCTTCGCATAGCCTCCGAACAGAGAACACGAGCAGCGCGCCTCCTGCCTCGGCTAAGCCTCCGTGCCAGCACCTGAGCATGGTGCTGTGCTTGGAGCGAGGTGGATGCGGTAACAGGCGGCCGATGCCTGCGGTCTTGACCCGCGCCTGGCCAGGAGCGGGCTGCTGGTTGCGCGAGGCCACGATGTCCTCTCTGCAGGTGCTTGGGGCGAGCTGATTTTTCTACAGCACAGCCAAGGACGACGGCAGCTTGGACGACTTCGGACTAATTGAATGAACCCCGCACGGCCTCACCACAAGCCACCCGAGAGGCCTTGCGACGGGAATTCGCTGCCTGTTTCCTGCTCGCCGGTGCCGTGCTTCTTCCTCACGAAAATTGGGATCCGCCCATTGGACCCATGCCTCTTGCAGTGGGGATTTGGGAAGAGGTGGGCTCGCGACGCGCTCGGGGCGGCACGTGGTGTGCGGGACGGTCGGAGGAGGGTAGGGTGGAGGCGCGCCTGCGCGAGGCAGTGGCGACGGAGGCCGAGCGGCGCGAAGTCCAGGCCAAGGTCTCAAGGATGACTTTGCAGCGAGGAACGGTGAAGAGACACTGCGCTTGTCGTTGGGTTCGTCCGTGTAGCCTTGGTTGGTAGGATCCGAACTGTCCGCTCACATCTGAGCCATGTGTATGCGATTAGTGGCCTGGTTCCCGCAAGCCACATAAGTGGGCTTCCAAGAATCAGCAAGAAAACATGCAAATTAAATCTCGTTCTCAGAAAGTACATCCCGTCCAAAATTACATGATACACTAGATATTTTGTTTCCaaaatagtcccacctcgctcaATTAAGCCGAGTCCAGCTGATTTATATACGAAAGTTTTCTGAAATCAGCAAGTTGCCTCCGAGAAAAACAAGCTGCAGCCCATTATTTGGTCCAAGATGTGTAATTGTGAGGAATTAAGGAATTAATTTGCCCCCGCAGAGAGCAGCAACATGCCCTGACATAAGAGGAAGGAATGAATTAACTTGGTTCAATGGAGGACCCAGATTAGAGGCTCGTTGGCCGGGGATGGAGCGAGGCCGTAGACGGAGTCGGCGAGCGAAGGAGAATAGGTCATGCCAAATTTCACAACGTATTCGTTAGCATGGTGCTTGACTGATCTTTGTGTGGAAGCTCTAAAAATGATGTTTGGGAAAGAGAAAAGGGCTAATATTTAAAAATTGAAAAGTTTTGTAATATTTTCAcattctaaaaaaataattagacAAAAATTTTGGCAAAAATCTTAACTCCATTATTGTTAGGTATAGATTTTCAAAAAAACACAAAATTGAAAAAGTACCTTTAGTACCCACAAAAATAAGTACTCCTATCTTGAATTTTCACCGGAAAATCTACCCACAAAAATAAGTACTCCTATCTTGCATTTTCACCGGAAAATCTAACAAGCGCTCGCGCGATGGAGGAGCCACCTAAGAAACGAGTCCGCTGCTTTACAAGTTGATGCAACGATGGCCTTACAAGCCCATCATCTTAGGATTAAATATGTTTTTCTGGAATAGGAGAAACCATGAGCAACTTACTCCTTGGTGGCACAGGAGACAAGTGTTTGATTCGTTGGAGCGCTTGAGTTTTGGCTTTATCCATGTGCAACGCACGGACACTTTTGCTAGTTCCTTAACAAAGTTCCCACCAGTTCCGAAGAAACAGGAATACTATCAGACAAGAAATTATAACTTTTTGCTACATATTCCTGATAAACACTTTCTATTTCTAACATCACGAGAAAAAAAAATGAACTGCAAATAAAAGATCAGATGTTTCTATCTATGCTAGAAATGAAAAAAAGTGAAAAGCACATACTAGTACAGAACACTTACAGAGTCATGGCTCCTCAATTCGTTTGGAGCCCTGCACCATAGTTCTGTGTTCTTGTGACTTTTTTCTGGTGCTTAGATGCAGACAATGGATGGGTCTACTGCACAGTTCTGTAGGCCTTCTAGAAGATAAGCAGAACTTTAATTATTTCAAAATATTCCCCAGAAGATTAGATACAGTATTATCAGCATACTGCACAAACTAGAAAGTCTGTCTGCCTTCTCCAGGTTCCAGCACCCACGAGCAAGTTATGACCTGAATACAGCGGCCATGAAGCAAGACTGCAAGAGACAGCATCAAGTTGGTACAATCTTGAAATGTGAAAAAAACCCAACTCCCTCAATCCAATTAGTCATGTGAATTGATCTTTTCAAGTAGCCCAGATGAATTAACCCCAAGCAGACGAGGGTTTAGCTCTGACACTGCCTTCAAGTCTTGTATTGTGACCGAGTTAGTAGTGCCTGGAGATATAATGCCACCCTGCACATGGGCATGATTTTGCAGTGATACACCATTTATTAGCTTACGGGACAACTGCTGCTTCAATGCCGCATGGCTTAGTTTACCATGTTGAGATCTTGCTCCAACAAGCTCAACACAAGATCCAATCAATTGCTTCAGAAAAACATCGACTCCATTATTCAACAAATCAGCACACTCTATCGAGACCCCTTCCAATCCTTCATCTTGTGCCGTTTTTTCCATTTTCTTCCTCAGTGACAAAGTATCACATAGTTCACCATGGTCATAACAACTAACAGAGCTGTCATCTGAACTAACAGAAGCAAGGGCTGAAGGTTTTCGGGTCTGACACAAATTAGCAGCGCCAAACTGAATCCCAATCGGAGCTTGCAACGGAACTTGGGCACGTCGTAAAGTTTCTTCTCCCAAAGTTTCTCTAGCATCAATAGCAGAAGGTCCATTGCTATGCAGAGAGACATGGAAATCTAATGGTGCCTTACTCACACATGATCGCTTGATAAGTGATTCCACATGCTCACTTTGCTGAATGTGTGTATGTCTCTTCAGACCAATCAAATTTGAAGCGCCATTCTCCCTACTAATAGTCTCGACAGAAGTCAGAGATGAATGTTGTGTTGATGCATTTACACTTTTGCTCAATGAGTGTTTGTCTTTGACATGCTTGCTCAAAGAGTCACCACTCCAGACAGGGGGGGCCAGTGTGTGTTCTGAACTGGAGATATCCCCAGCTATCTTAGGCGCACTAATAGCTGGTGGCCCACTTGCTGCACATGCATTGAGAAGAATAGAACGAATGAGGTGGTTGTGCAACGGGAGGTTCTCACGGCCAAGTGCCACAAGACAGAGCTTATCGAACTCATTTTTGCTCAATTTTGATGATAAGAACCTCTCCAGATGTTGAAAGTACTTCTTTGCTCGGTCTGGCCCAATCGTTTTAGCAATCTTGGACTTGATCTCACAAAGGTCAATACGACTCTTCTGTCGTACTGCAGATGATGGTAATGGTTGCAGGCTTGGTGCCAGTGGCACCGGCAATGGCTTAGACGACGGCATCTCTTAGGAAGTAGATTCCATGTAAATACAGTTGAACCAGAATGTCTACAAGTAGATATCCAGAGGATATTGTTATCTTCCTCTAATCCCTCTTGATATGCAGCCCACTCAGCAAAAATTACTGCATTAAACAAGTATCCGAGTTAGGAGTATAAAAATTATGACTATATAGCATAAAAGAAAAGCATGAAAAAATATTCACTGGCCATGCGATTATCCAAGACTAGTGAATTAATGTAGAACATTACGTAGGCACTCCCTCCCCTCCCTGCCGCACCTATCCACACACACCCCACTCGCTTGCGCACAAATACAACAGCGAGGAACTCGTTACAGTACCTGTACAATCGTTGATAAAATAAATTTAATGTGCATCTTAAAAACACAAAAAGTGATCTAACATAATAGCAAAATGAACTTATTATGATTGGGTTTCGGTAAAACATAAAAAAATAGAGCTTCAAACAGACAGTGTGCACAATTGATGAGCTTCAAACAGACAGTGTGCACAATTGATGAGCTTCATCCCAAAACTATGATTTATGATAACTAGAGGACAAAAGACATGTGTGCCAGTTTTGTGCACCATGAGCTCAAGGCTGTTACATAATCAACTGGAAAGAAACAGAATTGTGTTACTGGTTACACTGAAATTGTATGCAGGTAGCAGGTCGGCTACAAACGAAAAAGGAGCATAACTTGTTCCAAACAAGACTTGGAATAGAAGAACACAGGAGCAAATTTCCCTGATCTGACCATGCCACCTTTATGCACACTGCGTTTGTAGAGTAACCTTACTTCTTCAGATTCAGAATCCAGAAACCCAAACAGCAATCCTGAAACTCAAACCTGCTGCCAGGGCAACATCACATAAGATTACACCCTAGAAAACCTCAAAGAAACGTCTTCAAACCAGCCCATCGAGATCTCTTTTGACTCCAAGCCAGTTTGTCCTAAATCCAACAAATGAGTGAAACGGGGGCTTTGGGGTGAAGTAACCAGTTCAGACTCCACCAAAACAGAGGCCACAGGGCACCGACTGAGTGACCAAACACTATTCCATCTATTTCAGCAACTCAGAGGACTCGAGCTCCTCTCGTCCAATCCACGGGGCCTCAAACCAAATGGTGAAGAGAGCTAGGGTTTCGTACCAAATTTCAAACTTGCGAGCTCATCTCCACGCACGAAGCAAGGAGATATTCAGCAAGCAAAGAAACCCGCATCAGACCTCCACCGGACGACCAACCAGACCTGCCCCGCCGCGCGAGTGTGCACCGCTCAAACTAAAATTCCCAGCTCGCCCCTTTGATCCGACACGGGCCACCCCAATTCACAGAGGGAGCTGGGGATTTCGCCCCCGAATTCGAACTCCCCGGCGCCCGAATCACCAGCCACGAGCCTCGCCGATGAGTCAAACGGCGCCATTGGGCGGCATGCGACGAGCCCCGCCATTGCCGGTCGCGGCGCGGATCGAGACGGGGGGGATTGGGCCGGGGACAGTGAGCTCTCACCTTGGCTCGCGCACGCGCGCGCGTTCCGCCGGAcgcggaggaggaggggaggcAGGGGTTGTTGCAGGAAGCGATCTCCAGCCAGACGCCGCTGCTGCTCGGACTGCCGAGGCGTGCTGCCGCGGGGGTGTGTGCCCCTCTTGCAGCAGCAGGGAGATTCGAGTGGCgcgcagctgctgctgctgcggcggcggggggcggcggcggcttgctgctgctgccacgggggtggaggtggaggtggtgatgCGAGGTTTGAGGCTTGCTGGCTGCTGTGCTGTGTTTGGTCGGGCTGTGTTGCTGGTGCCGTTCTCCGTTCCGTCTCGGTCTCGATATTGTACTTGTTGTTCCTCCTCTTgactctctctccctcctcccaCTCTCACTCGCTCCCTCTCTCTTCTTCCCTTTCCTTATTCTCCTACTTATTATTTCCTCCTTTGGGTTTGTTTGATGTTCTTATATATATATAGGCTTAAAATGTGATTTGAATGAGAGAAGGGACAACTACTTGGCCAAACCTTATGAAGGTTGACTTTGAGCAAAATCAGCACGAGTGGTTTGAAATGGAGGGTATAGTGATTTTACCAATAATGGAGAGAGGGAGTGTTGTGTCTAGTAGATCCTAATGGCAGCATTTGGAGACAGATTTATACAGGTCGGGGCAATGAGATAAAAGAAAACCACCACTTGGAACCTGCTCTTGGAATGGCGAGTGGCGCGGCGTCGGAAACTGTTTCTGATGTTGACCTCACAAAATGAAGAGTGAACTAATGATAACGATCATGAAATTTCGAAAGAGGATACTACCGTACTTCGCATGCATGTCAACAAGGATACATGCAAACTGTACGGTGATCCCCTTGTGGATGTCATGGTAGTTGAGAACGATGACCTGCGATGTATgatgaagcgatgatgagcctagattccaacaaatggcttgaagccatgaaatccaaaatagaaTCCATGTATGGAAACTAAGTATGAAATTTGATGGGCTTACCTCAACGACCGCAAAGTTGTTGAGaacaaatggattttcaagaagaaAACTGACACTAATGGTAATATaaccgtctataaagctcgacttgtcacaaAGGGGTTTcgaaaaattcaaggagttgactacgatgagaatttctcacctgtagcgatgaTAAAGTCGGTCAGGATTATGTTAGCAATTGCTACATTTTTCGATTACGAAATTTGGTGGATGAATGTCAAAATTGTgaagagtttttttttttgagcataAACTATAAGGCTTGAGCCCCACAGTATTTTATTATAACCAGAAAAGAACTGTACAAATATTTACAATAAACTAAAAAACAAAATCACAAAAGAGAGTCAATCCATCTTGACAAGCTCTGAACATGCTTCTCCTTCACCCTATGCTTATGCAAAGAGAGATCCAACACAAAACGACTCTTCCATCCCCTGAAAGAAGGCATTACCCCCTGGAAGATAGCCTCATTCCTCTGCTTCCAAATGTGCCAAAGAGCAATGATCACCACCTCAGAAAAGAAAGGTTTACTGAATTTCCTCATTGCAGCCGCCACTATAACTTCAAAAGTAGGAGCAGGCTCCCACTCAATCTGAAGATA
Above is a genomic segment from Lolium perenne isolate Kyuss_39 unplaced genomic scaffold, Kyuss_2.0 unplaced26, whole genome shotgun sequence containing:
- the LOC127334188 gene encoding uncharacterized protein, which codes for MPSSKPLPVPLAPSLQPLPSSAVRQKSRIDLCEIKSKIAKTIGPDRAKKYFQHLERFLSSKLSKNEFDKLCLVALGRENLPLHNHLIRSILLNACAASGPPAISAPKIAGDISSSEHTLAPPVWSGDSLSKHVKDKHSLSKSVNASTQHSSLTSVETISRENGASNLIGLKRHTHIQQSEHVESLIKRSCVSKAPLDFHVSLHSNGPSAIDARETLGEETLRRAQVPLQAPIGIQFGAANLCQTRKPSALASVSSDDSSVSCYDHGELCDTLSLRKKMEKTAQDEGLEGVSIECADLLNNGVDVFLKQLIGSCVELVGARSQHGKLSHAALKQQLSRKLINGVSLQNHAHVQGGIISPGTTNSVTIQDLKAVSELNPRLLGVNSSGLLEKINSHD